gcggtgccccattccaccatagtcctcgataatattgtagcggtgcttaggcgaagccctgcaacagtagtacatcaagatcgtcaccacgccgtcgtgctgacggaactcttccccgacactttgctggatcggagtccggggatcgtcatcgagctgaacgtgtgctagaactcggaggtgccgtagtttcggtgcttgatcggtcgggccgtgaagacgtacgactacatcaaccaagttaacgcttccattgtcgatctacaagggtatgtagatcacactctccccctctcgttgctatgcatcaccatgatcttgcgtgtgtgtaggaaattttttgaaattactacgaaacccaacatggggaacgtagcagaattttaaaattttctacgcatcaccaagatcaatctatggagtcatctagcaacgagggagaggggagtgcatctacatacccttgtagatcgcgagcggaagcgttcaagagaacagggttgatggagtcgtactcgtcatgattcaaatcaccgatgacctagcgccgaacggacggcacctccgcgttcaacacacgtacggttgggaagacgtctcctccaacttgatctagcaagggggaaggagaggttgatggagatccagcagcacgacggcgtggtggtggaagcaacggtgatctcggcagggcttcgccaagctcagggagaggaagaagtgtcacgggagggagaaggAGGTGCCAGGGGCtcgggtccggctgccctccctccccccactatatataggacccctggggggcgccggccctaggagatgcaatctccaaggggggcggcggccaaagggggtggagtgccccccaagccaagtggtgcgcccccacccctagggtttccaaccctaggcgaagggggaggcccaagggggaggcgcaccagcccactagggtctggttcccctcccacttcagcccatggggccctccgggataggtggccccacccggtggacccccgagacccttccgatggtcccggtacaataccgattacccccgaaactttcccgatggctgaaacttgacttcctatatataaatcttcacctccggaccattccggaactcctcgtgatgtccgggatctcatccgggactccgaacaactttcgggttaccgtatactaatatctcaacaaccttagtgtcaccgaaccttaaggcaTTGTTTGGGTAGCGACGAGATTATATAGAACTAGTTTTTAGCAAATTTTTAGTAAAATCGGTTTTATCGATTGTTATATGTGTAACCAGTTTATGAAAAAAGATGTTTGGATTAGAGAAAACTTAGGATCGATTTGTCACGTTCCTTGTTTGGTTTGGATAGGCTTTTCGCCCACACGCATCAACGAGTTTGTTGAGAAAAGGATGAGCGCAGAGAAAAAGTTAGTGATCAAGTATATCCAGACCGCGTTTTTAGAAAAACAACTAATCCTCGTTTTTCCATATACCCGAAATCCTGGATTATGGAAAACCAGATTTTCTATATTCACGGATTAGATAGAGTTGCCAAACAGGATTTTAGTTTGTTACATCGTTTTCCTAATTTGTGGAGAACCAGTTCTCTACGTATCACGTATCCAAACAACgcctaagtgtgtagaccctacgggttcgggagacatgcagacatgaccgagacgactctccggtcaataaccaacagcgggatctggatacccatgttggctcccacatgctcctcgatgatctcatcggatgaaccacgatgtcgaggattcaatcaatcccgtatacaattccctttgtcaatcggtacgttacttgcccgagactcgatcgtcggtatcccaatacctcgttcaatctcgttgccggcaagtcactttactcataccgtaatgcatgatcctgtgatcaaccacttggtcacattgagctcattatgatgatgcattactgagtgggcccagagatacctctccgtcatacggagtgacaaatcccaatctcaattcgtgccaacccaacagacactttcagagatacccgtagtgtacctttatagccacccagttacgttgtgatgtttggcacacccaaagcattcctacgttatccgggagttgcacaatctcatggtctaaggaaatgatacttgacattcggaaaagctatagcaaacgaactacacgatctttgagctatgcttaggattgggtcttgtccatcacatcattctcctaatgatgtgatcccgttatcaatgacatacaatgtccatagtcaggaaaccatgactatcttttgatcaacgagctagtcaactagaggctcactagggacgtgttgtcgtctatgtattcacacatgtattatgatttccggataacacaattatagtatgaacaatagacaattatcatgaacaagaaaatataataataaccttttattattgcctctagggcatatttccaacagcaagttGCCTGAAATTTAAATTGAGTCCATCAAACTCTAGAGTGTAGACCCGATAGAAAAGACGGCGAGGGGGGTCATAGTGAATGCCACCGAGGCCCAGCGGAGAAGAATCAGAGGCTTGACGATTCAGGTGCAAGCTGGGGCTACCAGTGTCGGAGAGGAAGAGGGGATGGGTGGGTTTAGAGGAATCGACATTGGCCGCAGCAGACGTCGAAGGGCGGCAACATGAAGAGGATggcgggacgaggaggaggaggaggaggaaggcacgCCATCCACTGGATCTAAATGAGACGACCTGGAAAATTAATTCGACTAGTGCCAAAAGGAAAATTAAGGTAAACCACATATAGCCAGGGATGTCGTGCAAAAAGAAAACCATGATTCTTTTATGCTGGCATGTCTTCTATAATGTATGATGAAAACTGAGAATGGAATATGGGCTTGTATAGTAAAAGCTGTTTTTTCATTAAGCTATTTTCCATTCAGTAGTACTACGCAACGGTGCATAATGGTGTTGTTAAGCCCCTCTTATTGCGCACATGTTATAAAAGTTATGGTTTGTGCTTGAATGCAAACCGTGTGTGATAGCTTTCTTGGCGCTTATTATCCCTACAGAACAACTATGCACGATAAACTACATATGGTAGCATGGATAAATCGTGTGAAATGTGTTCCACAATCGCACATTATATAAAAGGGCTAACTATGTGCGATACACTTTTCAATCAAGAGGGCTACATATCGCTGAAACTGCTTTGAGAAGAAAAGTTTTAATAATAAGTTTGTTTAAAAAAAGGATTAAAGCCTTCATTTAAAAAAACTGCAGCCTTTCCGAGACAACTTGAAAAGAACTAACCCCAATAATTGGGGAACGGTCACCACGAACGAGGGTCTATTAAAAATATATATTTCTGCTGGGGTGAGCTGCTCCCAGCGAACGAATCAGCCCTCCCTCGGTCGTTCGCCAGGGGAAGGGACATGGCAAATCGCAACGCCCAGAGACCTAGTTTACTGATTTTTTTTAAATGCCATGAACAAAAAATACATGTTTTTCTTGTAAACACAAAGAGAAAGCGTTGTATAATTGCCATGAATATTTTATAAAAAGGAAAAATTTCATGCCACTATGAAAAAAAATGCCAAGTGAATTTATAAAATGGCCATGCTACTTTACAAAAATGATACGGCGTCAAGATGCGTGCGACGGTGATGGGACCGTTCGCTGGGGTTGGCCTCCCAGGCAACGTCAGCCAAATAACATTTCCGCCTAAAAAACGTGTGAGCGGAAGGATACAAAACTGCAACTCATTCTTTCTCTCCTTCCTCTGTGTTTGACACAGTTTGGGACCCTCGCCCTGGAACTCCGTGGAGAACCGCCGGTGGATGCTACGCCGAGCTCCCAGGCTTCTTGCCGCAGTAAACCTCACCTTCCCCACCACTGCCAACCTCACCCGCATTTCCCACCCGGGCCTTCACGTAGCATTATTTCGCCATGCGTCCGCTGAGGGCGAGGGCGGCGCCCGCTACCTGCTCGACGGAATCCCCCCGGAGCACGGGCCAGCTCCATCGTGCGCGCGCTCAGGGACGGCGCGCGCCACGCCGCAGACGCCGTCGACGCCCTCCACTGCGCGTCCCTCAAGTCCGGCGCGGTGCTGGACCCGCCCGTGCGCACCTCCCTCCTCACGGCATACGCCAGGAGGAGGGACGACGCGTGTGCCGCCCTGGCGCTGCTCGACGAGGCCGCCCGCCCGGACGTGATCCTGTGGAACGCCACGCTCGATGCTCTGACGCGGAGCTGCCGTCTGGGCGACGCCGTGGTTCTGTTCCGGCGGATGGCGTGCGTGCTCGGGGCGTTCGATTCGGCCACCCTGGTCATCATGCTGTCGGGGGCGTCACGCGCCAGAGAGATGGACCTTGGGATGGCGCACCATGCTGCGGCCGTGAAGAGGCGCCTCGACACTGACCTAAACCTTCAGAATGCTCTCGTTGACATGTACACGAAGTGTGGGCGTTTCTGCGCTACGGAGGCTGTGTTTTGGAGGATGCCGTGTTGGGACACCACCTCATGGAATTCTATGATAGGTGGAAGCACGTTCAATGGACTTTTTGAAGTTTCGGCTTGTTGCTTCAGGGAGATGATCCGTTTGGGGGTTCAGGCAGATGAGGTCACTCTGTCTTCTGTCCTTGCAGCATATTCTCGCACGGATGGTCTTTTTGCCTTTGGGAGGTCTGTCCATGGCTGTGTTGTCAAGCTTGGTTATGACGACACTGCATCTTGCTCGGTGGCGAATTCTCTTATAACATTTTATTCAGCCCTTGGATTTACCGAGGACGCAGGGAATGTCTTTGCAGGCATTTTGAGTAAAACTTTGGTATCATGGAATGCTATGATCAAGGGATTGGTGGAGAATGAAAAGGTCAGCGAAGCCCTCTTTGTTTTCCAAGAAATTATATCAGGGTACCAGCCAGATTATGCCACTTTGGTGACTGTAATTTCTGGCTGTGCTGATCAAGGACTACTCTGTGAAGGGAAAGAAATCCATGGATACATAGTCAGAAAAGGCCTTCTGCATGAGGAGTCTTCTATAGGAAATAGCTTACTTGGCTTATATATGAAATGTCATGACTCATTTACTGCTAAGCTTTTGTTCAGGACAATGCCAGTAAGAGACCTCATATCATGGAACACAATGCTTTCTGGTTACTCAAGAGATGTCTCACTGGGAGTAGAGGCTCAAGCTATGTTCAAGGAGCTGCTTTCTGAAGGTTTAAACTGCACCATGACCACTATACTTGCTGTTCTACCTTCATGCTCTTGTCCAGAAGACCTTAGCTTTGGCAAAGGAGTTCACTCTGTTATCCTGAAGTATGGATTTGTGAGTGCAGTTTCAGTTGTTAATGCGTTGATGCACATGTACATATGCTGCGGGGACACACTGGCTGCCTTAGCGCTGTTGGAAAGAATAATGTTGGTATCAGATATTATTTCATGGAATACAGCCACAGTAGGCTGTGTACAGAATGGACTACATGGTGACGCCTTGGAAGCATTTCGGTTCATGCATTCATCTTTGCCAGTAAATCCTGACAGCATTACACTAGTTAGTGTTTTATCAGCATGTGGAACTCTTAAACTGCACTCCCTAGGAAAGTCCATCCACTGCATGTCACTGAAGCACTTGCTTGCATGCAATTTGAGGGTGAAGAATGCCCTGTTAGCCATGTATTTCTGGTTTGCAGATACTGAAAGTGCCGAGTCAATCTTCTATCCGGAGATATAAATTTGTGCTCCTGGAATTGTATGATCTCTGGCTTTGCACAGAATAACGatggctggagagcattgcagttctatcagaagattgaagacttcgtgcctGATGAAATGTGTACAGTCAGTATCATCTGTGCTTGCACTCAACTAGGGGATCTTACATATGGAAAGAGCATACATGGGCATGTGGTCAGGTCTGATCTTCAAAATAATGTTTTTGTTTCAGCATCGCTTGTTGATATGTACAGTAAGTGCGGAAGACTCGACGTTGCTGTCAGAGTATTTGAATCCTCTGCTGAAAAATCAATTGCTTGCTGGAACTCCATGATATCAGCTTTAGGATTTCATGGGCATGGGTTGCGATCAATAAAACTTTTCTGCAAGATGATTCAGTCTGGGATGACAGCCACGAGAAGTACTTTTATTGCTCTTTTGCAGTCACTCTGGACTCACTGATGAAGGATGGGAGTATTACCACCTTATGTCAGAGAAATTTGGGATCATTCCAACAGCCGAACACCATGTATGCATCGTAGACATGCTTGGACGTGCTGGTCGGCTGCAGGAAGCACATAAATTTGTGGAGAGTTTACCATCCAAGGAAGCACATGGAGTTTGGGGTGCACTGTTAAGTGCTTGCAGTAACAAGGCTGAACTCAAGATGGGCGAGTCCACCGCAAATCATTTGCTCTGCCTGGAGCCTGAAAACAGTGGTTATTATGTGACAATTTCTAACCTGTATGCAAATCAAGACATGTGGGATGGTGCAGTCCAGGTTAGGGACATTTTGCAAGATAAAGGATTGATGAAGCCCCATGGTCACAGTATTGTTGGATAAAGGGTGGCAAAGGAACCATGGAAGCTATGCTTTCCAAGAAAAATTTCCACTAAATCACCAAAGGTGCACGTTCCCTTCACTATTTTTTGTCATGCAGACTCGCTCAAGCACGATGTAGGTATCTGACTAGTTGGCTTAACTCTTTCTGGTTAGACACTTTCCCTTGAATAGTAATGAAGTGATTGAACCTATTTACTTAGTATGTCAGGATGAATTTCCTCGTTTGGCCTTCAAATTTTTGTTCAAATTCTGAACTTTTATTTGCTATGCTGTTTGTGGATTGATCACTCTTGAACTAATTGTGCAAGTATGTTACTGGGGATAAGCAAAACAAAATGATATTTTATTCCAAAGGTTTTCGTCCTTTAAGCAATGGAAAATTAATAAATAAAATAAACGGGAGGGCAAACTGTGATGTATCATATCATACTACTCTGTTATTATTCTGAGCCAAACAAGCTTATGCctgtgagaaagaaaagttgaaacgaAGTATGTTAATGAGCTCAAGTGTTTATATGTCATATCATTTTTTTTTGGACGCCCTTCATTACCTCATCTAGATTACTTTTCACAAGTGTTACTGGCACTCTAGCATGAAATCCATCTAGTCATTTCTTAAACAACCGTTTATTTCATGTAGGTGGTCCTGTCAACCAGTCACTTAATCTTATCTCATATTCACCGACAATCCCGTGTACAAAGCATCCAGAGTATTGGGAGTTAATTTTTTAATTTTGAGATATGTGAGTTAAATCCTTCCTACTCAACTGTAACAAAATAATTGTGTGTTCGTTTCTCCAGGGATAATCAGGACCCACTCCTCACCCCCTATCCATTCTCGGAGCGGTTTATTGTTTTTCATACAACTTGCAAACATATATAAACTGATGAAATTTAGTGTAAGAAAAATAAGAAGCGGTTGTTTAATTTCATAAGCAAACAAATCCTCTCATTTAGGTTTCAAGGGCTTGAGGGCCAAAACTCTACGACCAAGATACAACCTCACGCGAAGATTAAATGCATCTAACTGTAGCCAGTGACCGCGTGAAGAAGCAGTTTCCACGTAAATATTATATTTTGGCTGCCACATGGGATAATTGGGCTCGCATACAATGCACCAATTGGAGGAAAGAAAACCCATTGCATGCATTGGCTGGTGTTCTATAACGATCTGCTGGGGAGATTAAATCCAACATTTTTCATGAATGACCAAAATAACGCACATACTCAGTGTACCTGGCTTAATAATGATGGACAGAGGTAATAGACAGAAGTACGAGCTAGCTCAATTTACTCACTCAAGGTTTTTCTTTTTTCAACAAATGTTCAGAATCTTAAAAAATGTCTATATGTCTTTAGTTGAAAAATTGAAGAAAAGCTATGCATGAAGAATATATGGCTGTAATGAAGAGTAACACCTGACACTTTGTACTCCACCTCGAGGTAAAAACGTGATGGGCCACAAACAAGTTTGTCCCAGCTATAAAGTGTGCCTTGTTACTACACGCTTCAAGAAGCATTAATGTTTTGATTATCAGGATGCTTACCCTATTGTAAAAGCTTCCACCATAAGAAttgtactagcacatatgcccgtgcgttgcaacaggggtGAAAATTGATATGTAGAGATGCGCAAGCACAACATATCAACTCATTAAGTAGTTTAACTGACACACTCAGTTGCCCTAAGGGAACTCCCCACTATATTTGAACTTATAACATTTGTATTAACCCTAAATTTAGGTTGTGAATGTGCAGCCGATGAACTTACAACACGGCCAAGTTAAACAATGTCGGATTGCAATTATACATTAAGTTATATCATACTGCCATAGTCTCATAATATACCAACTATCTCATGTTCACCGACAATCCTGTGTACAAAGCATCCAGAGTTTGGGGAGTTAATTTTTTCTTTTTGAGATATGTGAGTTAAATCCTTCCTACTCAACTGTAACAAAATAATTGTGTGTTCGTTTCTCCAGGGATAATCAGGACCCACTCCTCACCCTCTATCGATTCTCGAAGCGGTTTATTGTTTTTCATACAACTTGCAAACATATATAAACTGATGAAATTTAGTGTAAGAAAATAAGAAGTGGTTGTTTAATTTCATAAGCAAACAAATCCTATCATTTAGGTTTCAAGGGCTCGAGGGCCAAGACTCTGCGACCAAGATACAACCTCACGCGAAGATTAAATGCATCTAGCTGTAGCCAATGACCGCGTGAAGAAGCAGTTTCCACGTAAATATTATATTTTGGCTGCCACGTGAGATATTTGGGCTCGCATACAATGCACCAATTGGAGGAAAGAAAACCCATTGCATGCATTGGCTGGTGTTCTATAACGATCTACTAGGGAGATTAAATCAAGCATTTTTCATGAATGACCCAAAAATAACGGACATAATCAGTGCACCTGGCTTAATAATGATGGACGGAGGTAATAGACATAAGTACGAGCTAGCTCAATTTACTCACTTAAGGTTTTTCTTTTTTTAACAAATGTTCAGAATcttaaaaaatgtttgcatttgTAAAAATTAGTTTATTTTTTAGAAATGAATTCTTTTTATCAAATTTTGTCCAAAAATTCAGAAATAGTTTATTATTCCAAAAAAATCACTTCTTTTAAAAAAAGTTTGAAAACTAAAAAATGTTTAAATCTTCTGTTGCAATTTTTACAAGAAAAGTCGAAGAACTACGGTGGCAGACGTTGTTAACTCATGGGAGGTCGGTTCCACCCACGCACAATTTTTTGTTAACTGGTTTTTATGTTTTGCCACTGCTGTTTGTTTCTTTAATTCCTACGCTACAAatatttcacaaaagttagcttgtCATACCGGCAAGGGGTGTGGGCACAGCACCCACTGGTTGCTGGTTCGATTCCCACCTGGGCACCTTTTTTATATTGTTTTTCGACTGGATAAAGAGAAATCTCGCACGAGAGGATTTGCAGCGAACGAAAAATATTAGTCCCATATCGGACGAAAAAAATCTGGATCCCATCACAAACCATAAAAAGTGGAGAAACAATtctccctttaatattaggtaaagataaagattacGCACACCAGTCTCCAAGGGAtggtgtttatgcttgttgtgcagAACGCGACAATTCTCAATGTTATGCTAAAGAAAGTGTATCTCAAACAACCACTGGTATATGAAAATGGCTACACATATCATTATGTTTGCAAACTTGTCAAAGCACTCTATTGCTTTAAAGAGCCCCATCGAGCATGAGACTCTTCATCAAGCATCTCATGCGTTGGGCAGGCTAACATACAAAACTATCATGCTTCTTCGACGATAGGGTCATCTCCCGTGAAATCCTACATTGAGAGAAAAGTGTTACTTAAGTACACATGTCCAACTCAACAATTCATATGCAGCACATAGATTCATACAAATGAGAAAAACTCTTACTTCCAGGTTCATGTGGGAAAATATATCATCCACTGAGAAGGCATTGATTTCATTCAGTTGATCATTAAGAGGTTGCTGATCAAGTGTGCCTTCTTGCATAGGAAGAATGCTAGCTCCATCCCCGCCATCAAGTAGCTGAGTCAATGAGAAGAAATCGTTTGTCTGAAGGTTGTGAAGCATCGAAGTAGTTCTTTCACTATTGACCAGATGATTATCTTTAGTTGAAGTTCTACTTGCATCAAGTGCAGAGCTACCATTCAACATTGTTCCTACTGAGCTTGTGTTGCTTGCCATGTTGAATGGTGCCATCTGCTCAGTGAAGCCTCCCACTAATGTGGTATTGCTTATGAATGGTGCCTTTTCATTTTGCAGAGGCAACCGACTAGATGACATTGCATAGCTCTCTAGTTGGTTGATCTGTGGGAAGTTCACCTGTGATGCGACAAGAGACCTCCCGCCACCAACTGTTGTATTTGCAAATGAACTTTGACGATTGGAAGGGGTTTTGCCTTTGCTTGTCTCCATTAGCTTTCCACACATGAGGTCAGCATATGAATTACTATAATTGAATGAAGGAAATTCATCTAACTTTATCTCATTGGGTATGTTGTTGTATAGGCTGACGGGAGGGTCACCAAAACCTGTGAATCTTCTTGCATCTGACGGTTGTTTCCCAACATACCTCGGCACTCTACCATCATGGAGGTATGACCCCATGTCGAAGTTGCTTTGGGTGTTCATCGCCGGAGCCAAGTGACCTATTGCACCATAGTTGTTTGTACTCCAAGAGGAAGTGTCGCTAGAGGACGCACTCCATCTTCCATGTTCATGATTATGCATGAAATTGTCCTTGTTGTTCATGTTGTACGATGAGTTCCATCTTTCATATGCATCACCAGAGTGATTTGAGTTGACTTTTTTTAAGTGCAATCTATACTTCTGAAATAAAAAGATAGACAAAATAACAAGGTATGAGATGGATGCTCGTCAGAAAAAAAATAACAGTAAATATGTGAGTACAAAAAGAACTAATGATATTGCATGGGT
The Triticum dicoccoides isolate Atlit2015 ecotype Zavitan chromosome 3A, WEW_v2.0, whole genome shotgun sequence genome window above contains:
- the LOC119273391 gene encoding two-component response regulator ORR24-like, whose amino-acid sequence is MATMGGDRRQMMEDAAEDKFPEGLRILVVDDDRVCLTVLEALLRRCKYQPTTVMDAKTALRMLMAGKQQFDLVITDVRMPDMDGFKLLELIRLEMDLPVIMLSVDCDKKVVMKGIEHGASDFMVKPVRTHELKNIWQHVQRWRNPKAISHISDHDSDVQRVQPATAEKSKLPGNKRNVGDDSNKHNESTCVSTTHGKPRVTWTLQLHNKFLEAINQIGLDRAVPKKVLELMNVDYLSRENIASHLQKYRLHLKKVNSNHSGDAYERWNSSYNMNNKDNFMHNHEHGRWSASSSDTSSWSTNNYGAIGHLAPAMNTQSNFDMGSYLHDGRVPRYVGKQPSDARRFTGFGDPPVSLYNNIPNEIKLDEFPSFNYSNSYADLMCGKLMETSKGKTPSNRQSSFANTTVGGGRSLVASQVNFPQINQLESYAMSSSRLPLQNEKAPFISNTTLVGGFTEQMAPFNMASNTSSVGTMLNGSSALDASRTSTKDNHLVNSERTTSMLHNLQTNDFFSLTQLLDGGDGASILPMQEGTLDQQPLNDQLNEINAFSVDDIFSHMNLEDFTGDDPIVEEA